The DNA region CAACAGGTACAATGCAAACCAAGGAGATGGGATTAATACAATTAATTGCTGCGTCCCTCTTATTTTGGGTCGGGGCTGAAGCTGTTATCAACCTGAAGTATGGAATAAACGAGGAGATGAAGCCCGGGTCAGTGATTGGAAATGTGACAAAGGACGCACTAAAGCAAGGATTTCAGATTGCACCGCAGCCCCCGTACTTAAGGGTTATTTCCAATTCAGAACCACGGTGGGTGGAACTCAGTCCAGCCGGAATCCTTACAACCCAAATGAAAATAGATCGGGATGTAGTTTGTCGGCAGAACCCAAAGTGCATTATTTCCCTAGAAGTGATGTCAAACTCCATGGAGATCTGTGTCATCAAAGTTGAGATTGAGGATTTAAACGATAACGCACCCAGATTCCCTACGAGCCACATTGACATTGAAATTTCGGAGAATGCCTCCCCTGGTACCAGGTTTCCCCTAGAGGGGGCAAGCGATCCGGACTCGGGGATCTTTGGAGTGCAATCATATTCCATCACCCCAAATGAGCTTTTCGGACTAGAGATAAAGACCAGAGGGGATGGGTCTAAAATTGCTGAGCTTGTCGTGCAAAAATCGTTAGACAGGGAGACCCAGTCCCACTATACATATGAAATCAGTGCCGAAGACGGAGGCGACCCTCCTAAGATAGGCGCGGTCCAGTTAAATATCAAGGTAATTGATTCTAATGACAACAACCCTGTTTTTGACGAGACAGTGTATACAGTTAACGTGATGGAGAATTCCCCCATCAATACATTAGTCATAGACTTGAATGCAACGGATCCTGACGAGGGCACTAATGGGGAGGTAGTGTACTCGTTTCACAGTTACGTCACCGAGAAAACGAGGGATGCGTTCAAAATTGACCCCCGAACCGGGATCATCACTGTTAACGGTGTTTTGGATTATGAAACAACGCAAATATACGAGATCGACGTCCAGGCCAAAGATTTAGGTCCCAACTCTATCCCAGCTCACTGCAAAGTCACCGTGAATGTGATGGACACGAACGACAACCCACCTGTCATTAGTTTACTCTCCCTGAACACAGAGATGGTGGAAGTTAGTGAGAACGCGCAGCGTGGATATGTCATTGCGCTCGTGAGGGTGTCAGATAAGGATTCTGGGGCAAACGGCAAAGTGCAGTGCAGGCTGCAGGGCAACGTTCCGTTCAGACTGCAAGAATATGAGAGTTTCTCCACTATACTTGTTGATGGCAGGCTGGACAGAGAGCAAAAGGACACATACAACCTGACTATCCAAGCGGAGGACAGTGGCATCCCGCCTTTACGCGCCACAAAATCTTTGGTAGTCAAAGTCACAGATGAAAATGACAACCCTCCCCACTTCCTCAAACCACACTATCAAGAGATGGTGATGGAAAACAACCTCCCTGGTTCATGTCTGCTCGCAGTATCAGCGGAAGACCCGGACCTGGGCATGAACGGCACAGTTTCCTACTCCATAGTCCCCGGTGAGATCAAGCACATGGATGTAAACACATATGTCAGCATAAACCCGTCAGGCCGCATTTACTCCATGAGATCATTCGACCACGAATACACCAGGACTTTTGATTTTAAAGTTTTGGCCAGAGACAATGGTAACCCGTCTTTATCCAGTAACGCCACGGTGCGCATTGTTGTCCTGGACGTCAATGACAACACACCTGTTATGACAAACCCTCCCCTGGTTAATGGCACGGCGGAGGTTTCCATCCCCAGAAACGCTGGTGTGGGTTATATGGTGACCCAAGTTAAAGCAGACGACTACGACGAGGGGGAGAACGGGCGGCTGACCTACACCATCTCAGAGGGGGACAGGGCTTTCTTTGAAATCGACCAGGTGAACGGCGAGGTGCGCTCCACCAGGATGTTTGGAGAAAACGCCAAATCCACCTACGAGATCACAGTGGTGGCGAGGGATCACGGCAAGCCCTCCCTGTCGGCCTCGGCCTACATCGTGGTCTACCTCTCACCAGACCTGAACGCGCAGGAGCCTATCGGACCTGTCAACCTgtccctcatcttcatcatcgcTCTGGGCTCTATCGCAGCCATCCTGTTTGTCACCATGATTTTTGTGGCGGTCAAGTGCAAGAGGGATAACAAGGAGATCCGGACGTACAACTGCAGGTACTGACTAaatctcgtgtgtgtgtgtgtgtgtgtttgcgtgcatgtgcgtgcatcTGAGAGCGAGCGCGTGCGCCCGTGCGTGTGTCCGCGATCGTGCCTGAAACTGCGAGTTGTCAGTGCATTGCTTTTGTCATGCAGCATGTAGAGGCCCCGAATGTGAGgactgcagattttttttctcccccacagctgaagctgaggaCACATTCTGCTGAGGCTCACTGTTCCGCGTTAAGGAAacgtgattgattgatttaatcCGTCCATTGTAACCAATTGGCTCATAAATATGACGGTTCAACTGTCATGTTCAATTTGCGGGTATGTTGCCGGACAATTAACGTCCCACTAGTTCAATAGCAGTCCCAGACATTTATTATTTAACGTCCACCATGGCTGATTGGCTGTTATCAGCTTTAATCTAGTGTGATTATGGACAGTCCTCCAGGATCAGTCAGATTTACCTCCGCTTTTTTCTGCACCAAGGAGGAGCCTAGCTGGAACAGCAGCAACGAAATTGaactgaaatgagaaaaatTATATAGTTTGGATGAAATAAAAGTCTTCTAAGTCACATCATGGTCTAACTAACCCAGTTTCCTGGAAAGGAGCAGATTAATATTTTCTGGACTTTGTCTATTGAacattctgttttgttcatCAATCTGATCATCAGCTCTGGCTTTGATTTCTCTGTACCACATTACCACCACAAATTTACATATAGATTGGATTTGAGAATTTAACCTGAAGCTATAATCATATTTGCTCCAAACATAATTCTGTTAATTTGAAGTTAACAGGCCATTTTCAAGCATGTTGTCATGAAAAAATATTCTAAAACTCCCCATATATggatttgcttgttttctcagtATAGTTTAGgaatagtgttttttttttctttaatctcatCTGATTTCTAAAGATGGAAAAGTAACCACCACATGTAAGTGCCTTTAACATTTTCAGACTCTTCACACAGCTGCAAGTGAAAGCATGGCTACTCCAGTTTCAATAGTGACCTTTACGGTGTTAACAGGAAGGACCCACATCTCTTTTCATCATGggaatactaaaaaaaaaaggtgttttcatTCAAGCCTGATTTGATGTAGAAGGATGCCAGTGAGTTGACATCCTGATCTCAAGTGCTTTCTGCGGTATCACATTTGCAGCGTCAGTTACGTTTGGCTCAGAGAAGAAACGTGTTCGACAACAACAAATTCCAAATTCCAAACTGCTCTCAGTACTTTACTCTCTTAGTGTGAGCCACTCTCCCTGCTGGGTGCTTTAATCAGCACTGATGTGCTCTGCTTCTCAGTCGCCACCTCGAATATGAGCAGCAGTTATCTCCAATTTATTGCTTgtcctctgtcagtctgtctgactCTGAAGATTTCCCCTCCCAGATTTCAATTTGGGCACGGGGCAGAGAGACAACAtgttaaaatgataaatgaaaacGAGATGGAGTATTTTCTACCCTTGCAGCCGcccattttctttcctctgaatCAAGGGGGAGCAGAATGGGGGAGGGTGCTGTTTTCAAGATGCAAtctaaaagaaaaatgaaaaagacaaactaCGGTGCTGCTTCTAAACCAGTGTGATTTTAAAAGCGACAGAGGATTAGAGCTGCATTTTAGTGAGGAACAGAGGCCAGTGGGGGCTGGTATTGCAGAGACATTCAGGAcaagacagggacagagacattCCAGATATTGCAGTTTCATGTGGAAGTGTCGTTTTTTTGTGGGctgtaacagaaaaaaaacatatgctCCCTGCCATAAAGGTTAAAAATGGTCTCTTCCAGAGTTTGAAGTAATGCAAATGGGGAAAAAACCATCCCAAATTGTATGGAATATGTCTAGTGAAGTTTGCAGTCATCACTATAGAGTACATAACATCTGTTCTCCTGTGGAAAACTGCAAAGCTGTGCGAAGAATCGATATTTCCCCCAGTCTGAGGATCCTTTGATAAAACATGGCTGTGTTGCTCATTTGCTCTTATTAAAGTCAAAATACTCAGTTCAAGTTTGCCGCAGCCACTGAGAGCAGCTAAATGAATTTGAATCTGCAGTTCTCCTGCACTCCGTGTTGCTAGTGGGCTCGCTtgataatgaaagaaaaaatggaaTTAGTGTGCGTTGTGTGCTTTGAATATGATTGCATATACCGGTAGTGCTGCTCAGTACCAGTGTGTTCTTCTGCTTTGCTTCTGTGGTTTTGGCATGTTTGCGTattgtttgcctgtttgtgACATGTCAATTGTTGagcatgcaaatgaaaagaaacacgGGATGACGGCTCCATTGCAAGCCGGGAGTGGGAAGTCACTTAAGTGTGCTGTTCCACCCCTGGACACGGGCAATGAGCCTTTGTCTGGCGCCCATGGTCGAACAGTGCCCTAGCTGGCATGGCGGGCGAGCTTTTTGACCGTGTGGACAAGGGAGGGGAAGGCAGGACACTGCTTTATTGAGTCTGTTCAGTTTCTTCTACTTGCGCAGGGTGGCGGAGTATTCATATGGCAACCAGAAGAAGTcgagcaagaagaagaagctgagcaAGAACGACATCCGCCTGGTGCCACGTGACGTCGAGGAGACAGACAAGATGAATGTGGTGAGTTGCTCATCTCTCACCTCCTCGCTCAACTACTTCGACTACCACCAGCAGAGCCTGCCGCTGGGCTGCAGGCGCTCCGAGAGCACCTTCCTCAACGTGGAGAACCAGAACTCGCGCAATGCAGCTCCCAACCATGGCTATCAGCACCCGTTCACTGGGCAGGGCCACCAGCAGCCAGACCTCATCATCAACGGCATGCCGCTGCCAGAGGTGAGATACAACTCGCTGTGCTCTGTCCTAAATCCTTGGCTGGGCTGCTTTGGGTGTTGGGGGTAGAGAAAAGGGGAGGTGTGGTTTTAAAATTGATTGCCATCACTCACAACGTGAGGTTTCATAAGCAGAGAAGAAACGGCTTGATTAGACTGCCtttttcattaattattatcGATGGGTCTCTTTGATCGTGCTGAATCTTAAGAATGAGACACAGAGATTCAATGCACCACTTTTCAACTCATCTCAAGGACTAGTGATATTTAGCATTCCATCGCACCACAGACTTTCGTGTCAGtgaaatgtctgtctgttattgATGGAAAGCTGAGCTATTTGAAATGGCATGTGTGACGTTATGTCAGTCGATCTGAGTGGAATCCTTCAAGGCATTTCAAAGGGCTGAGACACTGAAGCTGACCTGTGACTGAGAGCGCTTTGCCAAGCAGAATTTGGAGGCCTGACAAAGTGGATTATTTGGCCTCTCTTACAccacttgttttctttcttttctattttttttgttttgttttgtttgtgtctgctgagcTATTACAAAAAGAACAGGAGTCTGAGCACCCGCCAGGTGTATTGACCCGACTAATCAGCCCCTCCAAACGTCATTTCAGGTGCTAGCAGAAAGAATAATCATCGATTAAATGCTTTATCTGCGTGTTGTCCATTTGGCTGCAGTGTTACCGCATGGCCGCTCTGCACAGCCAGCCATTGAATTACCCTGACATACCATGCATGGCCCTAGCAGAGCACTGAAGGTCTGACTTGAAAGACTATTCAGGCTGACAGAGTGTGTGCCGACCAGCTGATCTTTAGTTTATAGATTTTAGTATGTATGAACTGGTCTATTGGATTCTGTGGacagcctctctctttctctccatgaCCCACTTCTCCTTGATCCCACGGGAGAAAGGggcatttatgtttgtgtgtgtgtgacagacaaaatgtgcatcagagtgtgtgcatgtgtgtgtgtgtgtgtttgtatgagaaTGTGTGCTCACTCCTATGGACAGCAGCAAATAAGCTCCAGCttcacgtacacacacacacacacacacacacacacacacacacacacacacacacacactcttgtaaTTGATGACTCCAATCTCCGTTTGACATTCAGTGAGAAGGAGGTGGGGTGTGGGGTGGGAGTGGGGGTCTtaaaacaagaaacacaagatGGATATTGATGTATTGACTGGATGATCCAGAGAGATCCAGGCACCGATGGATCCTGAGGGGTCAATGAGACCTACTTACAGGCATGCTGATTTACTGGGCCTGTCTGAGATGGTtctgactgagtgtgtgtgcgtatgtgtgggAATAACACAGGTGGAAAGAATGAGAAATGTTGTAGGGAGCTGTCCTGTGGTGTTATCCAGTcggtggaggcagaggtgggGGATTCAGCAGGTACATGCAGTGACCCGTATGCTGTGATTGTATTTGCTGGTAGGTAGTGCTATGCAGGTCAACACCACCCTTTtctcagccaaaaaaaaaaataaaaaaatgtggcTCTGGCTGCACAAAGAAATCAGCCACCGTTGTCAAAAGCTTCAGCAGCATCCTGTCTCTTTGGCTTAACCATccaataaaagcacatttgcCGCAGGATTAGCAGAGCCTTTATTTGTTTCAGCTAATGAAAAAGTGGAGAGGGAGACAAATAGGGTTGAAGATTGATTTTGATGATTCAATATGCAAAGCTTGGAGTTGTCTTTATAGAGCCGTGTGAGAGCAGATAGAGAGATAAGAAGGGAAGAAGCGAGCGAGGGCGAATGAGTGTAGTGCCAGGTGTCTGAGCCCCGACCAcgttttccctttttcttaGAGGCAGTTGATTGGCTCGATCGAGGCTGGGCCTGTTTAGCATGCAGCTTCCATTGCTCTCCGCCTTGCACATGATGTTGACAAACATCTCTTTGACCCGGTCTTTGCATATTTTCCCTGGACTGAGAaaagaggatgtgtgtgtgtgtgtgtgtgtgtgtgtgtgtgtgtgtgtgtgtgtgtgtgtgtgtgtgtgtgtgtgtgtgtgtgtgtgtgtgtgtgtgtgtgagagagagagaaagagactgagaAAGTGAGCGAGAAATAGCGGTACAGAGAGCATGCCTCACCCTCTGACTGACTAACCCCTGCGCAGCGACAGTTGTCATTGTTGTCTTTCCTCCCCATTGTGACATTTGCAACAGACAGAAGCTCTACAGTACGTACAAATGTTGctcttaaataaaaaatgtttgcagTATAATTACAATGCCATTTatagcacaaacaaacagcggtGAAATGACTGATAATTGCTTTGTTACAATGAGCAAGCTTGGGCTTGAAACCACTTGACTCCACAAGTCCTCAACCCATATCCCATTGACTGGCTAGGACACACGAGTGGCTGCACTGTTGTGATTACTAAGGCTGCTTTGTCCCCAAAAAATTGTTTTCATCCTGAGGGCAACCTCATAATTATCCATGATTCATTTATCCTGGGCGCAAGAGCGTTTTGTTTCTACACTAGGGCTCAGtgatgtctctgtgtttgtttattttccagaCATGTAGATTAAAACTATCGCAGGCATCAGCGTGTGGACACGAGGTCAGATTAGGCTTGCTAATGGAGGTAGAGAGGAAACGAGCCGGCGTCTATTTGTAAATTCTGCTTTTGATCGATGCAAAGTTCTCCTCCATTGTTAGTTTATGTGGGGCGGCGAACATCCCGCttgtgtcagagcagctgaagtcGAGCTTTTCCTGCTCCAGACAGAGCACgctggatacacacacacacacacacacacacacacacacacacacacacacacacacacacagcagcctcgGCCAAGATAACAGTGACAGGTCTCCCCAAAGGCCTCATACCTGCAGTTGCCTTGTGTATATTGTATTCTCCCTTGTGAGACTGTGTACCAGTATATACCTCCCTGATCATGGCTGTccattgttttgaaaagcatCAGCTGTGAGATGTTTGTTAGACCTGCCTGTGGTAGCACTAATATGAACACTCACAGGAGAATAGAGCTGTCTTCCATGGCTTAATTATAGTGAATCACTTGGTGGGGGAGACAATTATACAGTAAAGGAATGGCCTTTGGCtagaatgtgtttttgaatttgTAATGTGTACTAAGGCTTCTCACACCTGTGATTCCAGATAATGAGCAGAGCGGGAAAATAAGTTATCTTACCTTATTGATTAGCCTTATTCGGGTAAGAGATtgcagatttctttcttttacacaCCTGACAAATGAATCCGAAAAAAAGGTCATAAATTCGTTAGAAAGAAGGGGGGGTTGCACTGCTACACGGTGTAAATTGTTCAGGGTTTGGTGGAGAGTGTGCTTCGCAAGTTTAGTTAATTGATAATCAATGCAATCATCCTCCAGATGCTCTCTGCACTGTTTCCTTAAAGATATAATAGTCGCATAGGTCTCAGTGAAGCTACATTGTGCCGAGTGCCATCGTGTCAGCCTCAGATTCTGACAAAACGgatgtgcattttgtgtttgcttgttcGGTTCTCGCAGTCAGTCAAAGGAACctaaatgagaaaatgaaaattgaaacaaaacaactgaCAAGGTACGTCAGTGCGCCAGTCttgctgtttctccctgttaGTGAGGAAGACGTTGCGATATTGATGTAGGAGAGACAACAGGGAGTGGTTCCAGGGAGGCTGCACATCCCTTGCTATCACTTCACATCGGGACAATATGCATGGGAGCATTCAAACGTGTCATATTGAGCATGCAAAGTAGATGTCATGCTGTCAGCGCGTACTACACATCTGTTGAAACTGCCAAtctcctcccacacacatactcatgaatacacacgcacacacaatatTTCTTATGGAGtgtcacatttatttgaaatatggGCCGTGACATTATCATTTACAACATTATGACCGGCTCAGAAATCTCGGAGAAGGAGAAATGAGAGGCATAATCCAACATTTTCGATAATCAAACATTGTTGTGATTCTGCAT from Chaetodon trifascialis isolate fChaTrf1 chromosome 5, fChaTrf1.hap1, whole genome shotgun sequence includes:
- the pcdh19 gene encoding protocadherin-19 isoform X3, whose protein sequence is MQTKEMGLIQLIAASLLFWVGAEAVINLKYGINEEMKPGSVIGNVTKDALKQGFQIAPQPPYLRVISNSEPRWVELSPAGILTTQMKIDRDVVCRQNPKCIISLEVMSNSMEICVIKVEIEDLNDNAPRFPTSHIDIEISENASPGTRFPLEGASDPDSGIFGVQSYSITPNELFGLEIKTRGDGSKIAELVVQKSLDRETQSHYTYEISAEDGGDPPKIGAVQLNIKVIDSNDNNPVFDETVYTVNVMENSPINTLVIDLNATDPDEGTNGEVVYSFHSYVTEKTRDAFKIDPRTGIITVNGVLDYETTQIYEIDVQAKDLGPNSIPAHCKVTVNVMDTNDNPPVISLLSLNTEMVEVSENAQRGYVIALVRVSDKDSGANGKVQCRLQGNVPFRLQEYESFSTILVDGRLDREQKDTYNLTIQAEDSGIPPLRATKSLVVKVTDENDNPPHFLKPHYQEMVMENNLPGSCLLAVSAEDPDLGMNGTVSYSIVPGEIKHMDVNTYVSINPSGRIYSMRSFDHEYTRTFDFKVLARDNGNPSLSSNATVRIVVLDVNDNTPVMTNPPLVNGTAEVSIPRNAGVGYMVTQVKADDYDEGENGRLTYTISEGDRAFFEIDQVNGEVRSTRMFGENAKSTYEITVVARDHGKPSLSASAYIVVYLSPDLNAQEPIGPVNLSLIFIIALGSIAAILFVTMIFVAVKCKRDNKEIRTYNCRVAEYSYGNQKKSSKKKKLSKNDIRLVPRDVEETDKMNVTENYSIDSSYVNSRAHLIKSTSTFKDLEGNSLKDSGHEESDQTDSEHDVQRGHYVDTAVNDVLNMTVPPNVCQLPDQDPSEGFHCQDECRILGHSDRCWMPRVPIPARAKSPEHARNVIALSIEATTVDVPHYEDGTTKRTFATFGKDGPEDVERGEIKGKRTQESQVCSPKANGGAVREAGNGREAASPITSPVHLKSPVSKPSSAYNTLKCRDAERIANHSLLRQPEGKDSEPAVREINTLLHDGRDKESPSSKRLKDIVL